ATATTTTTGACCAAAGCCAAACCTGCGGCTGAAGCCGAAAAACTGGCCAGGAAATTCGACAATTAAAGGACTTCTGGTGGAGCATTCTTCGACTCACTTGTCGCCCTCCAAAGCTGATTACGATAACGGTTGGGCGGGACACCGAGCCGCTGTTTAATCAAACGGGAAAAGTGATAAGGATTCTGAAATCCCGTCCGGTAGGCGATCTCGGTCACACTCAAACCTGTGCTTTCCAAAAGCCGAATCCCCTCTTTCACTCTGCAATCCCAGAGCCATGCATTCGGGGTTGATTTCAGGTGCAAGCGGAACATGCGTCCCAAATGCTGAGCACTGATCCCGGCATGTTGTGCAATTTCCCTGAGTTTAATGTTATCCGCAAACCGTTCTTCAATCATCACTTTGGCTTTGGCAACTGCTGGAGGCAATGGACGGTTGTGTGTGGGAGTAAGCCCCATTTCCCTAAAGAAAGAATGAAACACAGCCTGCGCGATAGAGGCCAGTAATGCTCCCGATGC
The Rubellicoccus peritrichatus DNA segment above includes these coding regions:
- a CDS encoding AraC family transcriptional regulator is translated as MDEVVYRDDSVLGLRSNTNLQLVYVFEGAVEVDCWSGEHLLQAGDAILLLPGEQELFRFSAGTYHGWCEVVMAELPHETIEAYRKLNWPDRFPERLRSLHTIAMGVMDRSVFASGALLASIAQAVFHSFFREMGLTPTHNRPLPPAVAKAKVMIEERFADNIKLREIAQHAGISAQHLGRMFRLHLKSTPNAWLWDCRVKEGIRLLESTGLSVTEIAYRTGFQNPYHFSRLIKQRLGVPPNRYRNQLWRATSESKNAPPEVL